Proteins from one Sabethes cyaneus chromosome 2, idSabCyanKW18_F2, whole genome shotgun sequence genomic window:
- the LOC128734053 gene encoding protein kintoun, whose amino-acid sequence MSNVDGEKFELSRDEFRNITRCLENEEFRKLFAEYCGELSDPANRKQYENELKILEAERGYDVQFINPLPGYVIKTVLQEKTKAFVNVCYCDLIGRPVSQSSTGEFGQRGSKWSIPYAQCHPRKDYDNKKNECIVYDVVFHNDTLRLAKTNRNLRNLVTDTALDAVERSFNVSLDRANLKFPKLQYKGVPKMTVIRQKNNSSQNECLIDPFYPLSKSSSHLAEEKSVNKIGATLKVSQSTKEVLYGTPSFEIIHRKNIEYHELTDEKDAKFDAAIPKELVIIIQLPLLNSAADCSLNVTSKKLHLVSQTPAKYKLDMKLPYEVLEKEGNAQFNTDEKTLTVTLPTVKKRCPMLDSAKNVELVDKLVQPETDTNVESSPVSEEKQSAQVVKHQRGPQLVSHSASRKIIFPKFSTNRMENMFAFTLNVRNIDPSSIELENGEDSVCCRFTNVSNGFFPCYYIFFVRFPNANIAEVHHEEWDNNFILQVILADSTRVDCYYAGPDESNLVQYHILEDISEKINKLGKEIEDDSLSIAVSKEAAKRERKSSSGVSIEIKTKSDFDISDEDITEEASAQNFKTDQPSEKDTILKGKNDCNDTSTNLFSKQEKSVDVTNELTSQIDDKESRKHKKNSRRKNKKRSFSESCCDSLKVIMEHDISKLERSVTSNPQTDSERNDDKKSFSLTDIKQRKPRSISESCSSVCADTNHAATGSTSMDSLTALIQFNQKCKGILKRSCYARSMSECSSVDDATYLATSMDGGSSLTESVDHSQGELSECCRKTVRFNDLIKTKIFKSNSSILAQKKKNAKKNESKRRVQSRRLSEGESTDNDDKEHLNDSESGIHGVQPEAEHDSGISLDSDAGHMVENTDNKDDQNNFSTKPINIGQTVTTGVVSSKNTGDDKKTKTLLRKTVKRSDSSDIEFKSDMIFDIEM is encoded by the exons atgtcAAACGTAGATGGTGAAAAGTTTGAACTTTCTCGTGATGAATTCCGCAATATTACCCGGTGTTTAGAAAACGAAGAATTTCGGAAACTATTTGCTGAATATTGTGGAGAACTTTCCGATCCGGCAAATCGAAAACAGTACGaaaatgaattgaaaattctagAAGCAGAAAGGGGATACGACGTGCAATTCATTAATCCATTACCGGGTTATGTAATTAAAACTGTACTTCAGGAAAAAACAAAAGCATTTGTAAATGTTTGTTATTGTGACCTTATCGGACGTCCGGTCAGTCAAAGTTCCACGGGTGAATTCGGTCAACGCGGTTCGAAATGGAGCATTCCTTATGCACAGTGCCATCCCAGGAAGGATtatgacaataaaaaaaacgaatGCATTGTATATGATGTTGTTTTTCATAACGATACGCTACGTTTAGCCAAGACTAATCGAAATCTTCGAAATCTAGTGACCGACACTGCCCTTGATGCGGTTGAGAGGTCATTCAATGTGTCATTGGATAGAGCCAATTTAAAATTTCCTAAATTGCAGTACAAGGGTGTTCCAAAAATGACGGTCATTCGTCAGAAAAACAATAGTTCTCAAAACGAATGTTTGATCGATCCGTTTTATCCTTTATCAAAATCATCAAGCCATCTAGCCGAAGAAAAGAGCGTGAATAAGATAGGCGCCACGCTCAAAGTCTCTCAATCCACAAAAGAAGTCCTGTATGGAACACCTAGCTTTGAAATTATTCATAGAAAAAACATAGAGTATCACGAGCTAacagatgaaaaagatgcaAAATTTGATGCCGCGATCCCAAAAGAATTAGTTATAATCATTCAACTGCCCTTACTTAATTCGGCTGCCGATTGTAGTTTGAACGTTACCAGCAAGAAGTTACATTTAGTCAGCCAAACTCCAGCAAAGTACAAACTGGACATGAAATTGCCATATGAAGTACTGGAAAAAGAAGGAAATGCACAGTTTAACACCGATGAAAAAACTCTTACAGTTACACTACCCACTGTGAAAAAACGATGCCCCATGCTCGATAGCGCAAAAAACGTCGAGCTCGTCGATAA ACTTGTGCAACCTGAAACTGATACTAACGTGGAATCTTCACCCGTGTCCGAGGAAAAACAAAGTGCACAAGTTGTGAAGCATCAGCGAGGACCTCAATTGGTTTCCCACTCTGCATCCAGGAAAATTATTTTTcctaaattttctacaaatcgCATGGAAAACATGTTTGCATTTACTCTTAACGTTCGTAATATTGATCCAAGTTCCATTGAGTTGGAAAACGGTGAAGATTCTGTTTGCTGTAGATTTACAAATGTTAGTAATGGATTTTTCCCATGTTACTACATATTTTTCGTGCGTTTCCCTAATGCAAATATTGCCGAAGTACACCACGAAGAATGGGACAACAATTTCATTTTACAAGTTATATTAGCAGACAGTACACGTGTTGATTGCTATTATGCCGGTCCCGATGAGAGCAATTTGGTACAGTATCATATATTGGAAGATATCAGTGAAAAGATAAACAAGCTTGGGAAAGAAATTGAAGATGACAGTCTTAGTATAGCTGTATCAAAAGAAGCTGCTAAGCGCGAACGCAAGTCTAGCTCCGGTGTAAGCATTGAAATCAAAACTAAAAGCGATTTCGATATCAGCGATGAAGACATCACTGAAGAAGCATCCGCACAAAATTTTAAGACTGATCAACCTTCAGAAAAGGATACAATTTTAAAGGGAAAAAATGATTGCAATGATACTAGTACAAATCTGTTTAGCAAACAGGAGAAATCTGTAGATGTGACTAACGAGCTAACTTCCCAGATCGATGACAAAGAGTCAAGgaaacataaaaaaaactctCGCAGGAAGAACAAAAAGCGTTCCTTTTCTGAATCCTGCTGTGATAGTCTAAAA GTAATAATGGAGCATGATATATCCAAATTGGAGCGAAGTGTCACTTCAAACCCCCAAACGGATTCGGAAAGGAATGAtgataaaaaatcattttcccTAACTGACATAAAGCAGCGCAAACCTCGAAGTATATCGGAATCATGCTCGTCCGTTTGCGCTGATACAAACCATGCTGCAACCGGGTCAACATCGATGGATAGTCTAACTGCTCTAATACAATTTAACCAAAAATGCAAAGGTATCCTGAAGCGATCTTGTTACGCAAGAAGTATGAGTGAATGTTCATCAGTCGATGATGCTACGTATTTGGCTACTTCAATGGATGGTGGCTCAAGTCTAACTGAGTCTGTTGATCATTCGCAAGGAGAGCTCTCTGAGTGTTGCAGAAAAACTGTTCGCTTCAATGATCTTATCAAAACTAAAATATTTAA atcgAATTCTAGCATATTAgcacagaagaagaaaaatgcaaagaaaaatgaaagcaaacgtcGTGTTCAATCTCGTCGTTTAAGTGAGGGTGAAAGCACCGATAATGATGATAAA gAACATCTAAATGATAGCGAATCTGGCATTCATGGAGTGCAACCTGAAGCGGAGCATGATAGTGGAATTTCATTGGACTCCGATGCAGGACATATGGTTGAAAATACGGATAATAAGGATGATCAGAATAATTTCTCAACTAAACCGATCAATATTGGACAGACAGTTACAACAGGTGTCGTAAGCAGCAAAAATACTGGCGAcgacaaaaaaactaaaacattatTGCGTAAAACCGTTAAACGGTCGGATTCAAGCGATATTGAATTCAAAAGTGATATGATTTTTGACattgaaatgtga
- the LOC128736005 gene encoding uncharacterized protein K02A2.6-like, with protein sequence MGNADFCSRFPLPENVPVALQNEFIKSLIVSNEFPLDHALIASESRKDSFLQQIFNYMKHGWPQNLDRSLANVYAQHQDLEEVEGCLLYQDRVVIPASLQKQVLRLLHKNHSGITKIKQMARRTVYWHGMSVDIEDFVKTCRVCCQMNAIPKQVPHSNWIPTTKPFARIHADFFYFDKKVFLVIVDSFSKWLEVEYMKFSTDARSVKSKFISVFARFGLPDVVVTDGGPPFSSKELIDFFQTHGIKVMKSPPYNPSSNGQAERMVRVVKEGLKKFLLDPEMARLSMEDMVSYFLFGYRNTCLEDNSSFPSEKLFSFKPKTLLDLIHPRNSFRNHLTKRESMNKPVYSNKAKQHPKYDWIDKLRPGDLVYYKNFRPTDIRRWLEAKFLKRASLNTFQVSVGSRVYLAHRNQLKLFGTRKNRYGLIFARDEGISSNRKRARDDDDEGVDDDADDFLGFAADSFIYRGTDDHPKVCESRSGSVATSLPPEEVDPQEGPSTRQWSQSKPSNPSSSSSVQPRKIRRFNTSKQSSLASKSKRHPSSLRRSTRSQCLKKNSDFIYY encoded by the coding sequence ATGGGCAATGCTGATTTTTGCTCAAGATTCCCTCTTCCAGAAAACGTACCCGTTGCTTTGCAAAATGAAtttataaaaagtttaattgtaTCCAATGAGTTTCCGCTAGATCATGCGTTGATTGCAAGTGAATCACGAAAAGACTCGTTTTTGCAGCAAATTTTTAACTACATGAAGCATGGTTGGCCGCAGAATTTAGATCGCAGTTTAGCCAATGTTTATGCGCAACACCAAGACCTGGAAGAAGTTGAAGGTTGTTTATTGTACCAAGATCGTGTCGTTATTCCTGCTAGTTTACAAAAGCAAGTACTGCGtttattgcataaaaatcacTCAGGAATAACCAAAATAAAGCAGATGGCCAGAAGGACAGTTTACTGGCATGGCATGAGTGTTGACATCGAAGATTTCGTAAAAACTTGTAGAGTGTGCTGCCAGATGAATGCAATTCCAAAGCAAGTTCCGCATTCTAACTGGATTCCTACCACAAAACCGTTTGCCCGCATTCATGCGGACTTCTTTTATTTCGACAAGAAAGTTTTCCTGGTCATTGTAGACAGTTTCTCCAAATGGCTTGAAGTTGAGTACATGAAGTTTAGTACTGATGCCAGGAGTGTAAAGTCGAAGTTTATCAGCGTTTTTGCTAGATTTGGGTTACCGGACGTAGTTGTTACGGACGGAGGACCACCGTTTAGCTCTAAAGAACTGATTGATTTTTTTCAGACACATGGTATCAAGGTTATGAAGAGCCCGCCGTATAACCCGTCCAGCAATGGACAAGCAGAGCGCATGGTAAGAGTGGTAAAAGAAGGTTTGAAAAAGTTTCTGTTGGATCCAGAGATGGCAAGGCTAAGTATGGAAGATATGGtgtcatattttttgtttggttacagGAACACATGTTTGGAGGATAACAGTTCGTTTCCTTCTGAAAAGCTGTTTAGTTTTAAGCCCAAGACGCTGTTGGATTTGATCCATCCTAGGAATAGTTTTAGAAATCATCTGACGAAGCGAGAGTCTATGAATAAACCTGTATATAGTAACAAAGCCAAACAACACCCAAAGTATGACTGGATTGATAAGTTGCGCCCAGGAGATCTAgtttattataaaaattttagacCAACTGACATTCGACGATGGTTAGAAGCTAAATTTCTAAAACGTGCTTCTTTAAACACATTTCAGGTTTCCGTCGGAAGTCGGGTTTATCTGGCGCACCGCAATCAGCTGAAGCTGTTTGGCACCCGCAAGAATCGTTACGGTTTGATTTTTGCGAGGGATGAGGGGATTAGTAGTAACCGAAAACGAGCacgtgacgatgacgatgaaggCGTTGACGACGATGCTGACGATTTTCTCGGTTTCGCAGCAGATTCGTTTATTTACCGAGGAACTGACGATCATCCCAAGGTTTGTGAATCGAGAAGTGGAAGTGTAGCAACAAGTTTACCACCTGAGGAAGTAGATCCCCAGGAAGGCCCATCTACGCGGCAGTGGTCGCAATCGAAGCCATCGAATCCATCGTCGAGTTCCAGTGTACAGCCGAGGAAAATACGTCGCTTCAATACATCGAAGCAATCGAGTTTAGCGTCGAAATCAAAGCGTCATCCGTCGAGTTTACGACGTTCAACTAGATCACAGTGTTTAAAGAAAAATTCTGATTTTATATACTATTGA